AATTATCTAAATTTATATGGAAGATTTTCAACAAGGTTAAAAGATTAAACATAAAGAAACTGTGCCTTTAGATCCCATTACACTGAACAACTGTTGTGTATATCTAATGCAGAACATCCATACTTCTATTTTTTATGGTGTTTATGTTCTGTGATGACAGGCTTTGATACAACAAGAAATAACCATTATTATCAAATTCCTACAGGGAGATGGACCAAAGGAAATACTTTCTTTACACGGGATGCTGTTTTGTTGTGAAAACTCTGTGAAAGAACAGTAAATATGTCAGGTTCCGTGACGAATTCCCCACATAACTAGATTAGTATTTCAGttcattgcattatttttttacttgagagggtattgctttccttaattttgccAGTAAAtgcattcattctttatttctgtgAATACAATCATTTTTAATTTGAGGTGGACAGTCGacatgtttattatcattatgagaTGAGAAAGTAGGAAGGGTTAGGGTTCATTCTCCTATGGTATTTAGatttgtaacataaaaaaattgtatttaggaGTTAAAATATACAAACAGCTGACAACAAAGTTCTGCCGTCATTGTGGAATAGCAGGAAGTTGTGTAAATGCAAATGGTTGCAGTTCTCTATTGCAGTAGTAAAGAGTTTGTGATCTTTGGCTAgtgtaacttttgtttttgttcaggcTATTTCTGAAATTGCGGAAGTTTCCAGAATTTTGAGAAGGAAGTGTAACAAGAActtatttttgacaaaaatgCTGTAAGTCAACATTTTGCAGTGTCGATGGTGCATTTGATTTTCCACAAGTATGAGCCAGTAGATTTTGAAGTCATCCTCAATGCATATGCTGTGTTCTTGACAAATTTTCAGATGAAAATTATTCTGTTGACTGACTGTATAAAATTGAtttgaataaatattgtaaattttcctGGTGgcatagatttattttacagattcCTAGCACAATATTTAACATGAGGTTTGTCATAATGGGAGGTAAAAATAGTAGTAAAAATTTCATCTTTGTGCTTTATGTGATTGGTTGATTGATACTACACAGAATTAGTCTCAAGATCTTTCTCAAAagcattaaaaggaaaatgttcatatattttttaatatgaatttgtaTTCGTGGCATTAAATGAATTGTGGGATCATGGTTATCGgaagtattgtatatgtagtgcattagcatttttatttttcagctgaaTTCTGTTGTGAAGCCCTGGTTACGGGGAAAGGCTAATGAAGGGTTAAGAGTGAGATAGAATTCTAAAGGTATTAATGGGCCTCATGGTAGGTGAGGGAAGGATACATAAATTAGGAATAATTCAGCATTTAAGAAAATTCAGACTAGTTATGTTTGTATCAATGCTTGTTTTTTTACCAGGGTTGTATATCTTACGTTTgtgtaaataatgttattttttcagggaaaatgGTAAACATTATGAAAATGTATCATGGTAGTAGGTGGAAGATATATGCTTCAAGTTACAAACCAGTGTGTTTACACAATacattttaatcataaaattttaagCATGATTGATGTGCTTTTTAGAGGGAAATTAGATTTGCTATGGTACTAGTGATGATTATTGAGTAAGGGTGATTTACAGTGAGGTGTGGTTGCACTGCCTCACTGCCTTTTTTGTTCATGGCAAGGTCCTCACTATTATGAGGCATTTGGTTTTTTAATTCTCCAGCCTTGGGCACTTTTGGAAAGTGCTTACTCTCTCAagtgaaagaaaaggaatttctattttttcaggATACTTGGAAAGCACAATTCATAAATTAAGAGGTATTTTTGGAAGTTCTTTAAGTTTATGTAAGCTCTCTAAAATGACTGTTCAAGAAGTTCCCTTATTCAGCAGTTCAAATACTTTCCTACAATTTAATTGAAGCTCTTAAATGGTTTGAACCGTGCAGGAGCCTTACCAAAGTAGGCATTAAAGGGACTGGTCAGTTGAAAAAGGATGGATttggaaaactgtttaaaattgGAACATCTCTTGTATAGCTGTGAATGTGGTTCGAATATCTGAATTTGGAGTCTCATCAAAATTTGCCTTCGATTTCTTATCCCTATCCATGCAAAGATTATATGATAGGAGCTAGCCAGTATTGTACAGTAAAACTTCAGACATCTGGATTTTTGGAAGATTTGGGAAACATTTTGGTgtttatttagaaacaaaatataattaagaacacacaactaataaaaatttaatttgaaactTCTGATGTTTCTACAGTTGAAAAATGTAatggttaaaaattaaatatcatcgTGCCTGTTCAGAGAAAATGATTAGAATGAAGAGCACAAAAATCTTCAGAAAATGGGTCTgttaaaagggaaatttagatgctctctctccctctctcataaagtaaatatattggTACCACAGTACTCAGGCTTATTCTGTTCTGAAGGCTGAGTACTTATCTGTTAAATATATTGGCATCACAGTACTCAGAATTATCATGTTCCCAAAGGCTGTCTGAATGCTGAAATGTTCGAATACTAACATTTTTTCTGTAAGGAATAGTGTAAATTGGGTTAATCTGTTCCAgaccttaaaaaaataagaaaaaagaaaagcattttaacTTCAGTTTAACAATCTAGTATGCAGACATTATACAAGAAACTCAACAAAATAAACAGTTGAAATATAGACAAATTTACTCTCACTCTCCCGGTACTTAAGAGAGTTGTTGGTGTACTTGGAAGGTGAAGAGGAGGAGATATATTTTTAAGAAGGGGAGTCTGCTTCCATAACAGTGGAAGGTGACTGTGGTGCTGGGGTTGAATCTCTTTAATGTCTCTGTCTACTGTTTTCATCTTGAGATGCATTGTATGTATCTCGCTAAAAGTCTGTCCAATGATATTTGTTTTTGCCAGCATTTTAGAATGTCCCTAAAGTGAGACAGTATTTATATTCAGGAGGTTTATAACAGTTTGCTACACCTTTGTCAGGTTGTTATTTTTCAAgactactactcctcctcctcctcctccaaccaaaTGTGAGTGTTTAGCAGATTTGTGCACTACACAAGAACTGTGGGTAAACTTAATTATCATCTCCAGATACAAGTGACCTATTGGTCTACCTGAGTGACCCTATAACTCCAGGACCATGTAGCAATGAACTCAAAATACTAATGCTTTTCTATACACCAGTTCTGACTCTTGGACAGATCTAGGCTGATTTTAAGGGAGGTTATTGCTTTAGCAGATTTGCCATGAACTTGgcttacttttaaatgaaaaagtaggGAGTGCGTACTGCCCAAAATATCTTCTAAGTAGTGATTGAATAGATTTTATGATCTCAGATTATTGGGAAATACTTGTAATTTTCTGAGAAATTAGCTTTTTCTTTGGTAGGAAAATCTTATTATTTAATGCCATATGTGGAAATTTAATGAACATgatctttttctgttttcaacaGGTACTTTGCTGGATTGGATGGTTATTGGTCAAAGCAATTCGATATTTAATGTAGAATATTGAGCCAAAGAAATAGATTTATATCAGTATGATTTATAAGGCAGCTCTATGAAACCTCTCTCATGATTTCATTATTTATGGATGTAAATTCAAATAACTGGAAAGTGCCAGTGAAGTTTGTGAAGGTTTTTGGAAAACAAATTTAACGACTGTTAACCTTCAACGAATGTACATGTAATGGATTTGTTTTCTAGTTCTGTGGTgtcgtttgtatatataacatcctATGCCATATTTATGCAAATCACAGACTAAGTTCATTGTTGTAATTTGTGTGcaaaattagtttcattttagACAAAGGTGAGAGAGTATAGGCCTGTCTTTGCACAAGCCATCCCCCCCAATTCCCTTTGTCGGAAGACTTTCTACCACATCTGGGAAAACCACATGGTAATGTAAGTAAGTATTTAACAGTTTACGAGAATGTTTTACCAAACAATTGTCAGTTAGGGATGAATTATGcaacatttatgaaattttttcatgtAACCTCAGAGCATACATATTGCTCCAGGTGCTTTCCTCTGTAGTATACTGTAAAATCAATGCCTGAATTCATTGTGGCATGTTATAAGGAGACACAGGATGGAACGAGTAATGAGTCTAAATTgcttgccaagttgtgaaatgtAGAAAAATTATCGCATTGCTAAATATGGATTTGGTTATGAAAAGACTAGCCATTAGTCTTGTAATTATTGTCGTTAGGTTAAGAAGGACATAGGTGCTATTAATGTTAGATGAAGTTATGGATCTTTCACTTTTTGATCTGGTATTTTAATCTATCCATTTTTTGAAACTTTAGTAGAAAGAAATTGCactgcatttttcataaagtCTCATGTCATTATGCATTGTGGAGAAACTATGCAAAGtcaattttgttgtttccataAAGCAAAGCTCATTGATTctgtatttattaaaagaatacgAAGAAAATACCTTTCATACTTTAGGTATAGacttatttggaaaaaaaaaacgtatagcATGTTACAATAAACTTTTATACAAGTGTCCCAAATGTCTGAAATCATTTGTCAAGAAAAGAATATTAGATTATCATGTAAAATCTTGCTGGTTAGACGATGGAAATTATTATGAATGTATGATTTGTAGTGCAGTGTGCAATTCTTACCTGGACTTTTTTACTCACATGAAAGTACATGGAAATGAGCTGAATCATATGTGTCCATTCTGCGGTCAGAACTTTCTTTCACTCACGGCTCTCAAAAAACATGAAAGATGTCACAAGGGAAGGCAGCTTTCATCATTTAGAGCTACCGATCAGTTCTTAAGGGATGTAGAGTTTCAGAATCATGTGCAGGTCCCCCATAAGGAATTTTATTGTCCTTATTGCTATAAAAGTTTTAGTTCCAAATCTTTTGTGGCCCACAAGGAGTATAACAGTGAAGCAATAGGAAAGACACTTCGGTGCCAGCTGTGTGGCTTGTATTTCCTTCATTGGTGTCAGTTATTAGAGCACAACATAGAACATAAACGACTAGACAAAAAACTGACAAATTGTGTACAAGAAAAGCTACAAAAATGGGTTGTATGGGCTTCTGGTGAGTATATGTATTGCAGACTATGTGGGAAAAGTTACAAGATATTAGATGCAGTTATTAGCCACCTCGAAAGTCATTTCAGGGAATTTGTTGATCACAAGAGACTACAAAAGTCAGCTTCCTATAGTCTGCCTCTAGATAATAAAAGCTGGGAAAAGGCAGCCTTGCTCCAGTGTATTGACGAGATAAGCCCAAGGACACTCCCAAAGAAGATTTTTTTCTTAGTAAAttcaaataatgtaaaacaaactTATACGCCACTTTCCAactcagaaaaagaaagaaattttgatgACCGGCTAACAGTGTGTCAGTCAGATGATTTCTGTTCAAAAAAGTATTCTCAGTCAAGTCGAGGTTCTGTGACTTACAAAAAGGATGTTGTTGACGTAATGACCAATATTAAATCAAAGTCATCATTTGAAGAGCCTGGAAAAGGTGTGTATAATTGCAGTTCTTCAAGCAAAAGTCAGGTTACTAAACATATTGATAATGATTCCTCAGGTGCAAACCAATTGATAGATTGCTTAATGACAAAGTCCCAAGAAATCCCAGCTACACAAAAAGTTTCAGAATATGAAATAGGTAATTCAAAAACTGTAGACGGAAATACCTCCAAAAGTCATTCAAAAGAGAGTGTTTTGTTGAAGAATAATAGGAAAGAGGTACCTTTGAGAGGTAATGAGACAACTGCAAAAATTGTCTCGGTGACAAGTGCTGGTAAAGATATGAATGTTGTTGTAGGTAAGGCATATGTAGACTGTAATCAAGCAAGGTCTAAGAGGATTTACACAAGTAAATCTCCAGAACGTTTGTGTCAAAGCAGAGATGATGGCTTAAAGTTCAAAAGTGAGTTTTTGAAGTGTCCAGCATGTCATCTGTCCTTCGATAGACAGGCATTTGTTTCTCACATCAGTGTACATGAAAAAGACAGCTGGTTTATATGTCACGATTGTGGTTTGTCGTTTTGGTGTCAAGGAAATCTTAAAAAGCATTGCTTGTCAAACCATCCAGGGGAAAGAGGCCACCATCCAGAGGAAGGAGGCCACCATCCAGGGGAAGGAGGCCACCATCCAGAGGAAGGAGGCCATTCAGGGAAGACGGTCAAGATTGGAAGTTCTAAGAAAAAGAAGGCATATattaagttaaaaaagaaaaatgaggttATTATTAgcccatatgaaaaaaaatatagttgtACTTCATGTGGTATTGATTGTTCAAGTTGGGGggattttttaaatcatatttttactgaaaaagaagGTGAGTTTTGTTGCTTAGAGCATAATACCTGTAAATTGAATGAGAATCAGAAATCCATACTAAAGAGAACTCATGAAGAGTATGTGCACAATGAAAAGATGTTGATTTCAAAGTGGAGGAAATATTTTGGCATTAGTGGGGAAGTGAAAGTTTTTCTTGAGTGTATGGTGCCTTGCAAGACCTGTGGAGAATATTATGGAACAACAGAGGAGGCTCGTCAGAAGCATCAAGTGGTCCACAAGAAACCAAAAAATCATGAAACATTTGGTTCCAAGGGTAAATTACATTTACAGATGTCGTGATCTTGAGCCTGTATGCAAATAGAATTTTGCTGCTACTTAGAGAAAATTTGTTACCGTTGAAATCAGCacattattgtaatattttttcccatAGAACATCTTCAATGATATAGAACCATTTGAGTTTGTTAACTGGTTTGTTTCAACATTTTACTAAGAAAGTTTTAATACTCTGTATGAATTAAGAAAGTCTGGTACTATGTAGTGTTAATTTATCCATATCCATACATTATTTTTGTGGTGTTACTTTAAAAGAATTAAGCTAGGTTCTTGCCAactcaagtaaataatttatcatcATGAAATGCTGCTTAAATGGAGATAATTTGTCACATTTTAATATTGTATCAATATTGTTATTGTGAGAATTAGTTGTAGGTCATACAAAGTGCATGATGGGTTTTGGAGATTAAAGGTGTTCTAGTTGTTTACAAACCTTGTTTTACTTTTGATATACTGCCGAGTGGGTTTTGGTTTTAGAtgacaatatataaattaacagaaGGTATGAGGAGCCTAAAGTGGGAGTGTTCTGttcaatttgaaattatgaaaagatTGTCAAAGTGAAATCTGATGGTGGTGGTCTTATAATTTCTATTGTTGGCAAAAAAGGAAACCACCACTTTGAgcaatttctctgaaaaataaagaTCCTGAGAACCAACTGGCAATCAGATAGGAAAACAATATTCTGTAGTATGTTGCAATGATTCTATTATACTGTGTCTAGGTAGAAGGTTGTACAAAGCCTTATGGTAAATTGTCATCTTTCTGGAAGCAAAAATTATCAGTTTACATAAATGAATTGTGCAAtatcttaaaatggaaaattttttcatttgctaCCTGGAATTAATGGTAAAACTAAGTGTTGTCAAATATTCAGAATTACTGAGTACAGTCAGGCATAGAGTAAGGTGAAAATAAGGGCATTACAACATGTTGACCAGGCATCATATTAAATTGCTGCTGTAGATCCTTTACATTCCAAGGCACTGGTCATCTAGCATACCTTAAACATTAGAAGAAAAGATAGCACATCTGAGTGGGGGTAGGGCGGGGGAGCAAACTCCTTATCAAGTAGAGAATCATGGAAATTCTTCTACCTTCAAAGAGTTAAGCTGCGTACATGCTAGCCCTTAGGCTGAAGGATTTAGGTGAACAATGACTGAAGACAGTTGTACATGGTATTAGTACCTATCTAAACCAAAACTGCAGGGAATAATAGACAACCTAGATATTTTAGCCCCCACATCTTCCAGGGTTGCAGGTACATAGTACCAGCTTAGGGTTCTAACTTTGGATGAACATTAATACTGCAAGAGAAGCAGCTGAGATGATTATCAGCAGTCTAGAATTAAAACTTTATAGCTTCTCGAGTTCTCCTGGTTTAAGATAATTCCACAAGTAGGCTAGACAGTCTGGATGTGGGagcattttttcagttatatttgttatattattttatattggttatattactgtattgcaatacactccctgaacacctgaattagccctggtcactgaccagcccgaactatatccccataattttacccacaaagtgggtaattagcTGTCAGTGTTACCAATGCTACAGGCAAattcttgtcaaatgagttacctgaggtaccgttgACAACACTGCTCAAATACTGGCCGACAGAGGCCGACATCCCCAATTGTTATTTGTTCGccgtgctgtgtgggtgtgtcctacatcaggcaaacttttggtcatttagcccgacccccatttaaagaatttggataTCAGATTATGACTTTGAACTGTTTTCAAcgccttttctcctggatttatgctttattgactggatttggaacttctctcccagttttgactttggatcggtactTTGGCCTCGATGTGGAGAAGTCAGACAAGAAGACATTGCTGTCTGCTAGCGCTGCTGCTTCCACTTTGTCTACAGCTTCGACAACCGAGCCTTCTACTGCTGCAGATGCTGCCACTCATCGGTCCTGCACGTCCTGCAAGcataggatgagtaccctcaaacacgatcgactttctgtttgtattttatgtaggaaggttcagtgtagtatcagtcagagatGTGACGAGCATAGGTCTTGGTCAGTagatcaaatggaggattatATGAAACAAAATCCTTTACCTCGAAGAGTAAGCACAGGTCAGGACCAGCTAGTAGGGTTTCAATCAGTAGTTAAGGAAGCGTTAGATTTTCagagttattcaagaagttagaggacAGGTTATCATCCAGTATGTCTAGCCTATTTCTAGCCTGATGAGTAAGTTAACAGAAAATAGAGATAGTGATAGTGATAGCATATTTGAttctaattgttctttttcagcccctGTGCCTGTTACAaaaccagccctaatgggtggtgggggtcatggagaactgcAAGCCTCGAAGGTAGGTTCTCCCCCCCctgcggagcaggcagtgttggcagcataTTCCCCCTTCCCACTCAAGGCGTAAGTTCTGAGTTTGATGTAAAGTTAGGTAAGACACAGACGAGTAGGGAAAATAGGTTAAGAATTGTTCAGGGAGAAGTGGAAGGTGCTGTCTTCTTTGGGTTCGGGTTCAATTGTGATTTCTAGTGTGATGACTTCGTCTTTGGATCTatctttggttttatttcctgcttcgagttctttacaacagaaggttTCTAAGTCTGTGGTTGGTCGTTCGGGTGTGGTTTCGGGTTTGTCGGGTTCTGAAGTGTTGAAAAATGGTCCTTTGTCTTCGaaagttccttttcctttggtgGATGAGTTTGGTTCGTCTTTCATTGGTGGTAATTCTGTTGATCGGTTTTCAATTTGGCTCAATATAATGCAGAATTGTGGGGTTTGTCATGGCATTATAAATTACTAGTTAGGCAATTTTTCAGTTTTGGGTTTTCCAATATTCACAATCACATCTTGaagaatttttctcagtttgctaatatgtctgtcaagattatcaaggggAAACAGAGTCGGGCTAGTTTTCTTTCGCTAAAAACTATggcctcttctgcttcttctgagttttcctttttccccgGTTTCTTCTATGCCTTCTTCCAATGTCTTTACACACTCTTCTTTATCGGGTCACTCTTCGGAGGGCTCTTCGGAGTCTTCTCTCGCTCATCCTGTTTTTCTTTGCcattaactcagcagagcaaagaatttttCATTGGTTCAATCCCGTAATGT
This DNA window, taken from Macrobrachium rosenbergii isolate ZJJX-2024 chromosome 4, ASM4041242v1, whole genome shotgun sequence, encodes the following:
- the LOC136837000 gene encoding zinc finger protein 850-like, whose translation is MKVHGNELNHMCPFCGQNFLSLTALKKHERCHKGRQLSSFRATDQFLRDVEFQNHVQVPHKEFYCPYCYKSFSSKSFVAHKEYNSEAIGKTLRCQLCGLYFLHWCQLLEHNIEHKRLDKKLTNCVQEKLQKWVVWASGEYMYCRLCGKSYKILDAVISHLESHFREFVDHKRLQKSASYSLPLDNKSWEKAALLQCIDEISPRTLPKKIFFLVNSNNVKQTYTPLSNSEKERNFDDRLTVCQSDDFCSKKYSQSSRGSVTYKKDVVDVMTNIKSKSSFEEPGKGVYNCSSSSKSQVTKHIDNDSSGANQLIDCLMTKSQEIPATQKVSEYEIGNSKTVDGNTSKSHSKESVLLKNNRKEVPLRGNETTAKIVSVTSAGKDMNVVVGKAYVDCNQARSKRIYTSKSPERLCQSRDDGLKFKSEFLKCPACHLSFDRQAFVSHISVHEKDSWFICHDCGLSFWCQGNLKKHCLSNHPGERGHHPEEGGHHPGEGGHHPEEGGHSGKTVKIGSSKKKKAYIKLKKKNEVIISPYEKKYSCTSCGIDCSSWGDFLNHIFTEKEGEFCCLEHNTCKLNENQKSILKRTHEEYVHNEKMLISKWRKYFGISGEVKVFLECMVPCKTCGEYYGTTEEARQKHQVVHKKPKNHETFGSKAPVPVTKPALMGGGGHGELQASKGLYNDVGGLRPLNIEYTVVHVQDMLQYD